GTGGCTCCTGTGCCAGTTCATGGTCCAGTGGTGTACGCAGGTACCTGTCCAGCCTGGTCAGGGCCCGGAGCAGCTGCTGATACAGGGCTTAGGGGCAACGGTGACAGTGAGGACCAGCCTTGGCCTGGCGTTAGCCCTCCTGCCTGTACCTGCTGGCTTGTGTCTCACCATCGTCCTGTGTAGGCACTGGGTTCTTGATGAAGGCAGAGAACTTGTGGAAGATGTCGTTGCCTGCTGTGTTGGACTCCCTGTACCTAGGTGCCAGGCCAGGAAAGCTGTAGGCGTGAGTGGTTTGAGAACTCCAATCAGACCCTGAAGTACACTGTGCCCCAAAGCACCCTACCTAGGCACTCTCCCAGGTGTCCCCCGAGGAGGTCCCATCTTTGCCCTCCTGCCCCATCAGGTGCTCACTCAGGTGGCCCCAGTGTCTCTTCCAGAAACTCCTCAATCTGCAGTGTGTCCGTCTTGACGTCCCCATCATAGAGTAGGATGGGCAATTGTGATCCCGGTGCGAAGTCCTTCAGCACATCCAATGccctgtggacaccaggcagAGGGGAGGTGGCTGGCCCAAGGTGGGCAGAGGCCAGGGGAGGGTCCAGGGTGGTGTCTCACCTTCGTGTGTCCACTGTGGTGAGTGTGAAGGGCACGCCCTTGAGGAGCAGGACCATGAAGAGCCGCTGACAGGAAGGGCAGTGTCCTACGCTCTCGCCATCCTCACTGGCCTGGGTGGGTGGAAGAGAGGTGTCCCGCTCTGAGCAGACCCAGGACTCCTGCCACCTGGCTGGGTGGGACTCTGCCTCCCACTGCCATTGGCTCTGGAGGCAGGCTAGGGCTCTGGCTTGGCTGGGCATGGCGTCTACAAGTGTCTAGTGAGGGCCCTTGAACTGATCCCTGGAATGGGGAGCACAAAAGTTTTTCTTCCAGAGCCAAAGGGTTCTAGTCACAGAGACTGGCTGCAGGGTGGGGCAGGCCAGAGAATCATCTTCCAGTGATTAACCCACACAACCGGGCATTGAGGTTAACAGCTCagggacagaaagggaagggacCGAGGAGGAGGTCAGGTCCTGCTCCCACTCAGATCTGAACACAGGCCTGATAGCTAATAAGGCTATCTCTGGCAAGTGCCCAGTCTGATCCTGAATCTCTAGCTAAATGGCTGGTGCCAGCTACCGATTGACACCTCCTCACTAAGGAGCTTTCTCCCAGAGCTGAGCCAGGTCCATGAGCCAAGGTGA
The DNA window shown above is from Rattus rattus isolate New Zealand chromosome 5, Rrattus_CSIRO_v1, whole genome shotgun sequence and carries:
- the Clic3 gene encoding chloride intracellular channel protein 3, translated to MAETTKLQLFVKASEDGESVGHCPSCQRLFMVLLLKGVPFTLTTVDTRRALDVLKDFAPGSQLPILLYDGDVKTDTLQIEEFLEETLGPPDFPGLAPRYRESNTAGNDIFHKFSAFIKNPVPTQDDALYQQLLRALTRLDRYLRTPLDHELAQEPHLSESRRRFLDGDQLTLADCSLLPKLHIVDTVCAHFRQRPIPAELSCVRRYLDSALQEKEFKYTCPHSAEILAAYQPAVHPR